Proteins from a single region of Flaviflexus salsibiostraticola:
- the aspA gene encoding aspartate ammonia-lyase, which produces MKTRTERDLLGTREIPADAYYGIHTQRAIDNFKISPLTINNVPALVRAMVQVKRAAASANRELRTIPSHIADAILTACDEILVGGRCMDQFPVDVFQGGAGTSVNMNTNEVVANLALESMGLEKGRYDVVNPNDHVNKSQSTNDAYPTGFRLALYTSVRALWEEIDSLADAFEAKSDEFADHLKMGRTQLQDAVPMTLGQEFMAFSVLLREEVRHLDSLASLLLEVNLGATAIGTGLNAPEGYAELAVERLAEVSGLPIVLSHNLIEATSDAGAYVSMHAGIKRAAVKLGKICNDLRLLSSGPRAGFNEINLPEMQAGSSIMPAKVNPVIPEVVNQVCFNVIGNDVTVTMAAEAGQLQLNVMEPVIAHVLFESISLLQNATTTLRDKCVVGITANPEVGLRNVMNSIGIVTYLNPVIGHHNGDRVGKEAARSGRTVKEVVVEMGLVDPERLDELLSHDSLMNPRYQGAIYPAEDPDSLPRPE; this is translated from the coding sequence TTGAAGACCAGAACTGAGCGAGATCTGCTCGGCACGCGTGAGATACCCGCAGACGCCTACTACGGCATCCATACCCAGCGTGCCATCGACAACTTCAAGATCAGCCCCCTGACCATCAATAACGTTCCAGCCCTCGTGCGCGCCATGGTCCAGGTCAAGCGGGCGGCCGCCTCTGCCAACAGGGAGCTCCGCACGATCCCCTCCCATATTGCCGACGCAATCCTCACGGCCTGTGACGAGATCCTGGTCGGCGGCCGCTGCATGGACCAGTTCCCGGTCGACGTCTTCCAGGGCGGGGCCGGTACGTCGGTCAACATGAATACGAACGAGGTGGTCGCCAATCTGGCGCTCGAGTCGATGGGGCTCGAAAAGGGCCGGTACGACGTCGTCAACCCGAACGATCATGTCAACAAGAGCCAGTCGACGAACGATGCCTACCCGACAGGGTTCCGGCTGGCACTCTACACGAGCGTCCGCGCGCTCTGGGAGGAGATCGACAGCCTTGCCGACGCGTTCGAGGCGAAGTCAGATGAGTTCGCCGACCACCTGAAGATGGGCCGGACTCAGCTGCAGGATGCGGTGCCGATGACGCTCGGGCAGGAGTTCATGGCCTTCTCCGTGCTCCTTCGTGAAGAGGTCCGCCATCTCGACAGCCTGGCGAGCCTGCTCCTCGAGGTCAATCTCGGCGCCACCGCGATCGGCACGGGCCTCAACGCACCCGAAGGCTATGCCGAGCTCGCAGTTGAACGACTCGCCGAGGTGTCCGGCCTTCCTATCGTGCTCTCCCACAACCTCATCGAGGCGACGTCGGATGCTGGGGCGTACGTGTCGATGCACGCGGGAATCAAGCGCGCCGCCGTCAAGCTCGGGAAGATCTGCAACGACCTGCGGCTGCTCTCCTCGGGGCCGAGGGCCGGCTTCAACGAGATCAACCTGCCGGAGATGCAGGCGGGCTCGTCGATCATGCCGGCCAAGGTCAACCCGGTCATCCCCGAGGTCGTCAACCAGGTCTGCTTCAACGTCATCGGCAACGATGTGACGGTGACGATGGCGGCCGAGGCGGGTCAGCTCCAGCTCAACGTCATGGAACCGGTCATCGCCCACGTCCTCTTCGAATCGATCTCACTCCTTCAGAACGCGACGACGACCCTGCGCGACAAGTGCGTCGTCGGCATCACCGCGAACCCTGAGGTCGGACTCCGGAACGTCATGAACTCGATCGGAATCGTCACCTACCTCAACCCCGTCATCGGCCACCACAACGGCGACCGTGTCGGCAAGGAGGCGGCCCGCTCCGGCAGGACCGTCAAGGAGGTCGTGGTGGAGATGGGACTGGTCGATCCGGAGCGTCTCGACGAACTCCTTTCCCACGACAGCCTCATGAACCCCCGATACCAAGGGGCGATCTATCCCGCGGAGGATCCTGACTCGCTGCCCCGCCCAGAGTGA
- a CDS encoding carbohydrate kinase family protein: MISPGEQVLCVGEALIDVVTRGRKTSEHVGGSPFNVAAGLARLGHPTSLASWWGGDAHGHLIERTAAEYGIDVIDGSNRAERTSVATATIDDTGSASYEFDLLWEVPTLPSPKEISHLHVGSIGATLEPGAMDVFAAVKRMAIQGTVSYDPNLRPAIMKRPGLVRNRIEQIVGHCDVVKASDEDLEWLYPDTPVEEIMRRWAAMGPALIVVTRGPWGSYARLAGDRDMLVIDALDVEVVDTVGAGDSFMSGLLSGLLDAGLLGSASAKAELRRVRWHDVQPALHRGVVTAGLTVSQEGAYAPTRDEVDNVVIAQPLLR, encoded by the coding sequence ATGATCTCGCCGGGTGAACAGGTTCTATGTGTCGGTGAGGCGCTGATCGATGTCGTCACCCGAGGGAGGAAGACTTCCGAGCACGTGGGCGGCAGCCCGTTCAACGTCGCGGCGGGACTCGCCCGGCTCGGCCACCCCACCTCACTCGCCTCGTGGTGGGGCGGTGACGCACACGGCCACCTCATCGAACGCACAGCGGCGGAATACGGCATCGATGTCATCGACGGCAGCAACCGCGCCGAGCGCACGTCGGTCGCGACGGCAACGATCGACGACACAGGCAGCGCCTCCTACGAGTTCGATCTCCTCTGGGAGGTGCCGACGCTGCCCTCACCGAAGGAGATCTCCCATCTCCACGTCGGCTCGATCGGCGCCACACTCGAGCCGGGCGCGATGGACGTGTTCGCGGCCGTCAAGCGCATGGCGATCCAGGGAACCGTCTCCTACGATCCGAACCTGCGCCCTGCGATCATGAAGCGGCCCGGCCTTGTCAGGAACCGCATCGAACAGATCGTCGGGCACTGCGACGTCGTCAAGGCATCCGATGAGGACCTTGAATGGCTCTATCCCGATACTCCTGTCGAAGAGATCATGCGGCGCTGGGCGGCCATGGGTCCGGCCCTCATCGTCGTCACCCGCGGCCCATGGGGCTCGTACGCGAGGCTCGCGGGCGACCGGGACATGCTCGTCATCGACGCCCTCGATGTCGAGGTGGTCGACACGGTCGGTGCGGGCGACTCCTTCATGTCCGGCCTGCTCTCGGGGCTGCTCGATGCCGGCCTCCTCGGGAGCGCATCAGCGAAGGCTGAACTGCGGCGGGTGCGCTGGCACGATGTTCAGCCCGCCCTGCACCGCGGCGTCGTCACCGCTGGTCTCACCGTCAGCCAGGAGGGCGCCTACGCGCCCACCCGCGACGAGGTCGACAACGTTGTCATCGCCCAGCCGCTCCTGCGCTGA
- a CDS encoding YczE/YyaS/YitT family protein, translating to MAFITKASLGTTPITSLSYVASFRFPPSIGAFTFVLNFLFIVLQAVLLRRRFPPIQWLQLLVNVIFSGFIDISLWALGWMNPEAMWLQLLVVVIGCTILAFGIALQVSPGVLVVPGEGAVKAIGIVTKVRFGTVKVIFDWTLITIAAICSFAFFGELRGIGLGTVITALLVGSIANIYFRRLFWLGTLNPPPPRLDQ from the coding sequence ATCGCGTTCATCACGAAAGCCTCACTTGGGACCACCCCGATCACCTCGCTGTCCTACGTCGCCAGCTTCCGCTTCCCACCCTCGATCGGCGCATTCACCTTCGTTCTCAACTTCCTCTTCATCGTTCTGCAGGCAGTCCTCCTGCGGCGGCGGTTCCCGCCGATCCAGTGGCTCCAGCTCCTCGTCAACGTCATCTTCTCCGGGTTCATCGATATCTCGCTGTGGGCGCTGGGCTGGATGAATCCAGAGGCGATGTGGCTCCAGCTGCTCGTGGTCGTCATCGGGTGCACCATCCTTGCCTTCGGCATCGCACTCCAGGTCTCGCCCGGCGTGCTCGTCGTGCCGGGCGAGGGCGCGGTCAAGGCGATCGGGATCGTGACCAAGGTGCGTTTCGGGACGGTCAAGGTCATCTTCGACTGGACGCTCATCACCATCGCCGCGATCTGCTCCTTCGCGTTCTTCGGAGAGCTGCGCGGCATCGGCCTCGGCACGGTCATCACCGCCCTCCTCGTCGGCTCCATCGCCAACATCTACTTCCGCCGGCTCTTCTGGCTCGGCACACTCAACCCGCCGCCGCCCCGGCTCGACCAATAA
- a CDS encoding inorganic phosphate transporter, producing the protein MATRSPKPNSAETLAFRDVLEKNTGWNIGFALLMGVSFYLFVRWGLDYIAPDASVPLFLLSTLFGLFMAFNIGGNDVANSFGTSVGAGTLTIKQALLIAAVFEVSGAVIAGGEVTDTVRSGIVDLSAVSMSANDFMYIMMSSLLAAAIWLLFASKRGYPVSTTHSIVGGIVGAAVMVGAVTGADNAFDMVQWGQIGQIAISWVLSPLLGGLVSYVMYRWIKKHILQFNDAADEALAALGQRRQKHLMEHKRAFEVLSDLQGMAYTEALERDERRVKTGDYKLDELESEYYRELELIDREARKIDAHRALEKWVPALASFGALVIASMLIFKGLSNLELGLTAEMQFGILAMVTLGAWMATSILVRLLKRKSLQRSTFLVFSWMQVFTASAFAFSHGSNDIANAIGPFVAILDVLRTGTLEDMAPVPTAALVTFGVALVVGLWFTGRNVIRTVGTSLTKMHPSSGFAAELSAAMVVMAASVLGLPVSSTHILIGAVLGIGVVNRAANWKLMKSIGITWVVTLPVVSILAAIIVIVLRMVF; encoded by the coding sequence ATGGCGACCCGATCACCGAAGCCGAACTCAGCCGAAACGCTGGCGTTCCGTGACGTTCTTGAGAAGAATACGGGCTGGAATATAGGTTTCGCTCTCTTGATGGGTGTCTCCTTCTATCTCTTTGTGAGATGGGGACTGGACTACATTGCCCCGGATGCGAGCGTCCCACTCTTCCTCCTGTCGACGCTCTTCGGTCTCTTCATGGCCTTTAACATTGGCGGGAATGACGTCGCCAACTCCTTCGGCACCTCCGTGGGTGCTGGAACGCTGACGATCAAACAGGCTCTGCTCATCGCTGCCGTGTTCGAGGTCAGCGGCGCCGTCATCGCGGGCGGTGAGGTCACCGATACGGTGCGCAGCGGCATCGTTGATCTCAGCGCGGTATCCATGAGCGCGAACGATTTCATGTACATCATGATGAGCTCGCTGCTCGCCGCCGCGATCTGGCTCCTCTTCGCCTCGAAGAGGGGCTATCCCGTCTCGACGACGCACTCGATCGTCGGTGGCATTGTCGGTGCCGCCGTCATGGTCGGTGCCGTCACCGGCGCAGACAACGCGTTTGACATGGTCCAGTGGGGCCAGATCGGCCAGATCGCCATCTCCTGGGTGCTGTCACCGCTGCTCGGCGGGCTCGTCTCGTATGTCATGTACCGGTGGATCAAGAAGCACATCCTCCAGTTCAACGACGCGGCGGACGAAGCGCTGGCGGCGCTGGGTCAGCGGCGCCAGAAGCATCTCATGGAGCACAAGCGTGCCTTCGAGGTGCTCAGCGACCTGCAGGGCATGGCCTACACGGAGGCTCTCGAGCGCGACGAGAGGCGTGTGAAGACCGGCGACTACAAGCTCGACGAGCTCGAATCCGAGTACTACCGCGAGCTGGAGCTCATCGACCGCGAGGCGCGGAAGATCGACGCCCACCGGGCCCTGGAGAAGTGGGTGCCCGCCCTCGCATCCTTCGGCGCACTCGTCATCGCCTCCATGCTGATCTTCAAGGGCCTGTCCAACCTTGAGCTGGGACTGACAGCGGAGATGCAGTTCGGAATCCTCGCCATGGTTACTCTCGGCGCGTGGATGGCCACGTCGATCCTTGTCCGTCTCCTCAAGCGCAAGTCACTCCAGCGCTCCACCTTCCTCGTGTTCTCGTGGATGCAGGTGTTCACGGCCTCCGCCTTCGCCTTCTCCCACGGCTCGAATGACATCGCCAACGCGATCGGTCCGTTCGTCGCCATCCTCGACGTTCTCCGAACAGGGACCCTCGAGGACATGGCACCCGTTCCCACGGCCGCGCTCGTCACCTTCGGCGTCGCCCTCGTCGTGGGCCTGTGGTTCACGGGTCGCAACGTCATCCGCACCGTCGGCACGAGCCTGACGAAGATGCACCCATCGTCGGGTTTCGCGGCAGAGCTGTCGGCCGCCATGGTCGTCATGGCCGCATCGGTCCTCGGGCTGCCCGTCTCCTCGACCCATATCCTCATCGGCGCCGTCCTCGGCATCGGCGTCGTCAACAGGGCGGCCAACTGGAAGCTCATGAAGTCGATCGGCATCACCTGGGTCGTCACTCTGCCGGTCGTCTCGATCCTTGCCGCCATCATCGTCATCGTGCTGCGCATGGTCTTCTGA